A genomic region of Exiguobacterium sp. Helios contains the following coding sequences:
- a CDS encoding DUF1499 domain-containing protein: MALGVSNGRLSPLTGKPNAVSTQTDKEALKMTPLPFNGNLAESKFQIMRVLQSLDRVTVVKEDPTYIHAVFSSRVLRFKDDVEFYFDEASQKVHFRSASRVGYSDWGVNRKRMEDISARYKEASR, from the coding sequence ATGGCACTTGGCGTATCGAACGGCAGATTAAGTCCGCTTACAGGGAAACCGAACGCGGTATCGACACAGACGGATAAAGAAGCGTTGAAGATGACACCTTTACCGTTCAACGGAAATCTAGCAGAATCAAAATTTCAAATCATGCGGGTTCTTCAAAGTCTTGACCGGGTGACAGTAGTCAAAGAAGATCCAACGTACATTCATGCTGTCTTCTCGAGTAGAGTCCTTCGTTTTAAAGATGATGTTGAATTTTATTTCGACGAAGCTTCCCAAAAAGTTCATTTCCGCTCAGCTTCCCGTGTCGGTTATTCCGACTGGGGCGTCAACCGAAAACGAATGGAAGACATTTCGGCACGGTATAAGGAGGCTTCCCGATGA
- a CDS encoding TrkH family potassium uptake protein encodes MFSHKRRSRLAKFGRFGELIYHQLFDKPARFIATGFTLTILLGGFLLWLPMSQQAGQDVSFIDCLFVATSAGTVTGLSTINIAESFNLLGQIIMMLLIQVGGLGFMTIALVLLSVTGRKIGIRQRIIIQEMFNLDSPGGTIRLTRNIILTTVVVELIGMLLIALDLFIQYKYTFGKSLYYGLFHAVSAFNNAGFALWGDNLVGFQQDTTFILTIAALLMIGGLGFTVIADISAKRSFKKISLHSKLMVLSLVVINGLGVLAMMIYEWVSNLGSLHDKSFFEALHIVFFQVVTTRTAGFQTIDLTTMVPLSIGLMMVLMYIGAGSASTGSGIKVTTAAVILKNVWTYLRGQRETVLMRRTVRPQAIQKAYAIAVFSLLFIALITTLLALSQPNISFVGLFFETVSAFGTVGLSLNVTAELNDFGKALIMFMMLLGRVGSLTILFTFAAQHDRLIRYPKENMLIG; translated from the coding sequence ATGTTTTCACATAAAAGACGTTCACGTCTTGCGAAGTTCGGACGGTTCGGAGAACTGATTTATCATCAGTTATTCGATAAACCGGCCCGATTCATTGCGACCGGTTTTACCTTGACCATCTTACTGGGTGGTTTTTTACTGTGGTTACCTATGTCCCAACAGGCAGGTCAGGATGTATCGTTCATCGACTGTTTGTTCGTTGCGACTTCGGCCGGAACAGTGACAGGTCTTTCGACGATCAATATTGCCGAGTCCTTCAATCTGTTAGGACAAATCATCATGATGTTGCTGATTCAGGTCGGGGGACTCGGGTTCATGACAATTGCGCTTGTCTTGTTAAGCGTGACAGGACGAAAGATCGGTATCCGACAACGGATCATCATTCAAGAGATGTTTAATCTCGACAGTCCAGGCGGAACAATCCGTCTTACCCGGAACATCATCTTGACGACCGTCGTCGTTGAATTGATCGGAATGCTGTTGATTGCCCTCGACTTATTCATCCAATATAAGTATACGTTCGGCAAATCACTGTATTATGGACTGTTCCATGCCGTATCGGCCTTCAACAATGCAGGCTTTGCATTATGGGGCGATAACCTGGTCGGGTTTCAACAGGATACGACTTTTATCCTGACGATTGCCGCGTTATTGATGATTGGCGGACTCGGTTTTACCGTTATTGCGGATATCTCTGCGAAACGGAGTTTTAAGAAGATTTCCTTACATTCGAAACTGATGGTGTTGTCGCTTGTTGTCATCAATGGACTTGGGGTCCTTGCGATGATGATTTATGAATGGGTGTCGAACCTCGGATCGCTTCATGACAAATCCTTTTTTGAAGCGTTACACATTGTCTTCTTCCAAGTCGTCACGACGCGGACTGCAGGCTTTCAGACGATTGATTTAACGACGATGGTTCCGTTATCGATCGGATTGATGATGGTCTTGATGTATATCGGGGCAGGTTCTGCTTCGACGGGATCCGGAATCAAGGTCACGACGGCAGCTGTCATCTTGAAAAACGTCTGGACTTATCTGCGCGGACAACGTGAGACCGTCTTGATGCGACGGACGGTTCGGCCGCAGGCTATTCAAAAAGCTTATGCGATTGCCGTGTTTAGTCTCCTGTTCATTGCTTTGATCACGACGTTGCTTGCTTTGTCACAACCGAACATTTCTTTTGTCGGCTTGTTCTTCGAGACGGTGTCCGCATTCGGGACAGTCGGGCTGTCATTGAATGTCACAGCGGAATTAAACGACTTCGGGAAAGCCTTGATTATGTTTATGATGTTGCTCGGCCGGGTCGGATCGTTGACGATTCTGTTTACGTTTGCCGCTCAACACGATCGTTTGATTCGTTATCCGAAAGAAAATATGTTGATTGGTTGA
- a CDS encoding SDR family oxidoreductase, whose protein sequence is MNRTYLMTGFPGFLATKLIERLALVPEQIDCFYLLHLKHEHASAVSQKEQLLRTTPLKEEQLILIEGDITKEGLGLPGSIRQEVAGRVTHLFHLAALYDLATSYDAAFRINVTGTSHVTRLAHTFVHLERYVYFSTAYVSGLRTGTISENELLHQADFKNAYEETKYMAEVRFREEVGALPYTIIRPGIVVGHSKTGETPKWDGVYFVLNALRFLSPFAPLPYAGRANALINLVPYDYVVNATTYLSHAPAGIRTTYHLTDPFPHGARAIYEMLHVVYYGSYPRGVVPFRLVTSLLTPRVAKRLQMQRQTLDYFVHPARYDMSNTLRDLDGTGIICPDLAELIPRLVAYYKTKHPQTGELI, encoded by the coding sequence ATGAACCGAACCTATCTGATGACAGGATTTCCGGGCTTTTTGGCAACGAAGCTGATCGAACGTTTGGCTCTTGTTCCTGAGCAAATTGACTGCTTTTATCTGTTGCATCTTAAACATGAACACGCGAGTGCCGTTTCGCAAAAAGAACAGCTTTTGCGGACGACTCCGCTCAAGGAAGAACAGTTAATTTTGATTGAAGGCGACATTACAAAAGAAGGGCTGGGTTTGCCTGGGTCAATCCGGCAGGAGGTGGCCGGTCGCGTCACCCATCTCTTCCACCTCGCTGCTCTGTATGACTTAGCGACTTCTTACGATGCTGCTTTTCGGATTAACGTCACGGGCACTTCTCATGTGACACGTCTTGCCCATACCTTCGTTCACTTGGAGCGTTATGTTTACTTCAGTACCGCATACGTTTCCGGTCTTCGAACCGGAACGATCTCTGAAAATGAGTTATTGCATCAGGCAGACTTTAAAAATGCCTATGAAGAAACGAAATACATGGCAGAAGTACGGTTCCGCGAAGAAGTTGGAGCGTTACCCTATACGATCATCCGTCCCGGAATCGTGGTCGGACATTCCAAGACTGGTGAAACACCTAAGTGGGATGGTGTCTATTTCGTTCTAAATGCGCTACGGTTTTTGAGCCCTTTTGCCCCGTTGCCTTATGCCGGACGAGCGAACGCACTCATCAACCTCGTTCCGTATGATTATGTCGTCAATGCGACGACATATCTCAGTCATGCACCGGCCGGCATCCGGACGACCTATCACTTGACCGATCCGTTCCCGCATGGTGCCCGCGCCATTTACGAGATGTTACATGTCGTCTATTACGGGTCCTATCCACGCGGGGTCGTCCCGTTTCGTCTCGTCACATCACTGCTGACACCACGCGTCGCTAAACGCTTACAGATGCAGCGACAGACGCTTGATTACTTCGTGCATCCGGCCCGGTATGATATGAGTAACACATTGCGTGATTTGGACGGGACCGGTATCATCTGCCCGGATTTAGCGGAACTGATTCCCCGCCTTGTCGCCTATTACAAAACAAAACATCCACAGACGGGAGAACTAATATGA
- a CDS encoding sugar nucleotide-binding protein, with amino-acid sequence MNVLITGVNGTVAPVLADVFRSHHYEITAWDRSVVSTTDPAVMEAFIDRVQPDLLLHIGMGSSEFAETLARLSFERNIPFLFTSTASVYSDNQKGPHDPAVVPAATDEYGVYKRTCERLIQAVNPDAYIVRIGWQIGQAAGSNNMIDYLERHAIAGPIPASTEWYPSCAFLEDTAQTLYTIITTYTPGLYLANGNSSHSFFDIVTALNILHGSKWQITEDNRMTRDDRMTDSRVVIRPISKRLSFFQ; translated from the coding sequence ATGAATGTTTTAATAACGGGCGTGAACGGAACGGTCGCTCCTGTCCTCGCGGACGTCTTCCGTTCCCATCACTACGAGATCACCGCATGGGATCGGTCTGTCGTCTCAACGACTGATCCTGCCGTCATGGAAGCGTTCATCGATCGTGTCCAACCCGATTTGTTGCTCCATATCGGGATGGGTTCATCCGAATTTGCCGAAACGCTTGCGCGTCTGTCGTTTGAACGAAACATTCCGTTTCTTTTTACAAGTACGGCTTCCGTCTATTCCGACAATCAAAAAGGACCTCATGATCCTGCGGTCGTGCCGGCAGCAACGGATGAATACGGTGTATACAAACGAACGTGCGAACGTCTGATCCAAGCGGTCAATCCCGATGCGTACATCGTCCGGATCGGTTGGCAGATCGGGCAAGCAGCCGGCTCCAATAATATGATTGATTATTTGGAACGCCACGCTATTGCAGGTCCGATTCCCGCCAGCACAGAGTGGTATCCTTCCTGTGCTTTTTTAGAGGATACGGCACAGACGCTTTACACGATTATCACGACGTATACACCCGGTCTTTATCTGGCAAACGGGAATTCAAGTCATTCATTTTTTGACATCGTGACAGCTTTGAACATCCTGCATGGGTCGAAGTGGCAGATTACCGAAGATAACCGTATGACGCGCGATGATCGGATGACCGATTCACGGGTTGTTATCCGACCGATTTCAAAGCGTCTCTCCTTTTTCCAATAA
- the motA gene encoding flagellar motor stator protein MotA, translated as MDIVSIIGIILGLITLVGGMILKGAPPVALLNPAALVIIFVGTAAAIMISFPKERLKIIPALFKVIFFEQQLMTKQTLLQQFLTLSTQARKEGLLSLETAIEEVDNAFMRRGVMMVIDGQPSEYVEDVMTRDLENMTERHHANANIFTQAGTYAPTLGVLGAVVGLVAALSDLSDIEKLGHAISGAFIATLFGIFTGYVLWFPFATKLKQKSATEIQLYEMMIEGILSIQNGESPKNLEDKLLVYLTPKERATYETEKEAA; from the coding sequence ATGGATATCGTGTCGATTATTGGTATTATACTAGGGCTCATCACCTTAGTCGGAGGAATGATTCTCAAAGGGGCTCCACCCGTTGCATTACTGAACCCGGCAGCACTAGTCATCATTTTTGTCGGTACAGCGGCAGCAATCATGATTTCATTTCCAAAGGAACGTCTTAAAATCATCCCTGCTTTGTTTAAAGTCATCTTCTTTGAACAGCAATTGATGACAAAACAAACGTTGCTCCAACAATTTTTAACCCTTTCGACACAGGCTCGAAAGGAAGGTTTATTGTCACTTGAAACGGCAATCGAAGAAGTCGATAATGCGTTCATGCGCCGCGGCGTCATGATGGTCATTGACGGTCAACCGTCAGAATATGTTGAAGACGTCATGACGCGTGACCTTGAAAACATGACTGAACGGCACCATGCGAATGCCAACATCTTCACACAAGCCGGTACATATGCACCGACCCTTGGTGTTCTCGGGGCCGTCGTCGGTCTCGTTGCGGCCTTATCTGATCTCTCAGACATCGAAAAATTAGGTCACGCGATTTCCGGTGCCTTTATCGCGACGCTGTTCGGGATCTTTACAGGATACGTCTTGTGGTTCCCGTTTGCGACCAAGTTAAAGCAAAAGTCAGCTACTGAAATCCAACTCTATGAAATGATGATTGAAGGAATCTTATCGATTCAGAACGGAGAATCTCCTAAAAACCTGGAGGATAAGTTACTTGTCTATCTGACACCGAAGGAGCGTGCGACGTATGAAACGGAAAAAGAAGCCGCATGA
- a CDS encoding flagellar motor protein MotB — protein sequence MKRKKKPHDEHISEGWLIPYADLLTLLLALFIVLFASSNVDAVKLKAMSQSFSSVFNGGSGMITNSSLSTSQEEEDSKKTDARTKAQSYEIAELEKIKEEANDYIKQQKLEKDIKVEVTNEGLVFTIRDRALFSPAQADVKGDAIQIAQGMSTLLVKAGQRQIQVSGHTDNIPINTVQYPSNWELSAERAISFMRALQRNPKLAPKRFTVSGYGEYQPIASNDTENARSQNRRVEVLIRPLIDIKAQNVLDETKVKP from the coding sequence ATGAAACGGAAAAAGAAGCCGCATGATGAACACATCTCTGAAGGCTGGCTGATTCCTTACGCCGATCTCCTGACATTATTACTCGCTTTATTCATCGTACTGTTCGCTTCGAGTAACGTCGATGCCGTCAAACTGAAAGCCATGTCCCAATCGTTCAGTTCCGTCTTCAACGGCGGATCCGGCATGATTACGAACAGTTCCCTATCGACCTCACAAGAAGAAGAGGATTCAAAAAAAACGGATGCCCGAACAAAAGCACAAAGCTACGAAATCGCTGAGCTCGAAAAGATCAAAGAAGAAGCCAATGATTACATTAAACAACAGAAGCTTGAGAAAGATATCAAAGTCGAGGTCACGAATGAAGGACTTGTCTTCACGATCCGTGACCGGGCCCTCTTTTCTCCTGCCCAAGCAGATGTAAAAGGTGATGCAATTCAAATCGCTCAAGGTATGAGTACCCTGCTTGTCAAAGCAGGACAACGTCAAATCCAGGTTTCGGGTCATACTGATAACATTCCGATCAATACCGTTCAGTATCCGTCGAACTGGGAACTCAGTGCAGAACGGGCGATCAGTTTCATGCGTGCTCTTCAGCGGAATCCGAAACTTGCACCTAAACGATTTACGGTCAGCGGCTACGGAGAGTATCAACCGATTGCTTCGAATGATACGGAAAACGCTCGCAGTCAAAACCGGCGTGTCGAAGTCCTGATCCGTCCACTGATTGATATCAAAGCACAAAACGTCTTGGATGAAACGAAGGTAAAACCGTAA
- a CDS encoding NAD(P)/FAD-dependent oxidoreductase, which yields MKSYQLVVIGGGAAGMTIAAGAASLGAHVALIERHTHLGGDCLHYGCVPSKALIEAAHDVHVMKQTAAKYNVTLNGDAVYSKTKASVDRARNIIQSHDGTKRFEDLGVDVYIGEASFLSANEVEVAGQLVVGEKFAISTGSQPIIPPIEGLDTIPYLTNETIFEQTERPERLLVIGGGAIGLELSQAYAHLGTEVTVIEGAKSLMPKEDRSMVTVLQRQIEQELTLHLDTTVTSVRKAANGIEVTVKTGEESRVIETDAVLVAVGRKPRIDALRLDRAGVHVEKGYVQVDASLRTNQRHIFAVGDTIQSLPFTHVAGLEGKTVVTNALFGLRTKPDYRAVPWVTFTTPELFHLGLTEEEARQKHSDIKVYETGLDEVDRFVINGRTEGRVKLIADKRGKLIGAHAIGEQAGEWMQEVVYAMARKDKVGQLSRVVHPYPIRGAAVQRAADLYWRERLFDGPLPKWLKRYFDWKQGE from the coding sequence ATGAAAAGTTATCAGTTGGTCGTAATTGGTGGTGGAGCAGCCGGAATGACAATTGCGGCAGGAGCAGCCAGTCTTGGTGCCCATGTCGCATTGATTGAGCGTCATACACATTTAGGTGGAGATTGTTTGCATTACGGTTGTGTCCCGTCAAAAGCGTTGATTGAAGCAGCGCATGACGTTCATGTCATGAAGCAGACGGCAGCCAAGTACAATGTGACCCTGAACGGAGACGCAGTGTACAGCAAAACAAAAGCAAGCGTCGACCGTGCCCGGAATATCATTCAGTCGCATGACGGAACGAAACGGTTCGAGGATTTGGGTGTCGATGTCTATATCGGCGAAGCCAGTTTCTTGAGTGCCAATGAAGTCGAAGTAGCGGGACAACTGGTTGTCGGAGAAAAATTCGCGATTTCGACGGGATCACAGCCGATCATTCCGCCGATTGAGGGGCTTGATACGATTCCGTACTTAACGAATGAGACGATTTTTGAACAAACGGAACGCCCTGAACGATTGCTTGTCATCGGCGGCGGAGCGATTGGTCTCGAATTATCGCAAGCCTATGCGCATCTCGGAACGGAAGTGACTGTGATTGAGGGTGCTAAATCCTTGATGCCAAAAGAAGACCGCAGCATGGTCACGGTACTACAACGACAAATCGAACAGGAATTGACACTCCATTTGGATACGACCGTCACAAGTGTCCGGAAAGCTGCGAACGGAATCGAAGTCACAGTCAAAACAGGCGAAGAATCCCGTGTCATTGAAACGGATGCCGTACTCGTGGCTGTTGGCCGGAAGCCGCGGATTGATGCGTTACGCCTTGATCGCGCAGGTGTTCATGTGGAAAAAGGTTATGTTCAAGTCGATGCTTCCCTTCGGACGAACCAACGTCATATCTTTGCTGTCGGTGATACGATTCAATCGTTGCCGTTCACACATGTGGCCGGTCTCGAAGGAAAAACGGTCGTCACGAACGCCTTGTTCGGCTTACGGACAAAACCAGATTACCGTGCCGTTCCATGGGTGACGTTTACGACACCTGAACTGTTCCACCTGGGACTGACAGAAGAAGAAGCACGTCAAAAACACAGTGACATCAAAGTCTATGAAACCGGACTTGATGAAGTCGATCGGTTTGTCATCAACGGCCGGACGGAAGGTCGCGTCAAACTGATTGCTGATAAACGCGGAAAACTGATTGGTGCCCATGCAATCGGCGAGCAGGCCGGCGAATGGATGCAGGAAGTCGTTTATGCGATGGCGCGCAAAGATAAGGTCGGTCAGTTATCCCGTGTCGTTCATCCGTACCCGATTCGTGGGGCGGCGGTCCAACGTGCGGCTGATTTATACTGGCGTGAACGTCTCTTTGACGGTCCATTGCCAAAATGGTTAAAACGATACTTTGATTGGAAACAAGGAGAATAA
- a CDS encoding DUF420 domain-containing protein, whose translation MQQSAKKRNFVPVVILLTLVINLLVALLFFAPPLQVGDGFDWTLLPFLNAIFNSFTFMLLLGAWISIRRGNRINHRRFIGGAMTTTTLFLISYVTYHAVSESTKFGGEGFVRPVYFFILISHIILAAVIVPLVLMSLAHALNQNFEKHKKWTRFTMPLWLYVSLTGVIVYVMIRPYY comes from the coding sequence ATGCAACAATCTGCTAAAAAACGTAATTTCGTTCCGGTCGTCATTCTTTTGACGCTCGTCATCAATCTGTTGGTCGCTCTGTTGTTTTTTGCGCCGCCTTTACAAGTCGGTGACGGGTTTGACTGGACGCTGCTTCCTTTTTTAAATGCCATCTTTAACAGCTTTACCTTTATGTTGTTACTCGGTGCCTGGATTTCGATTCGCCGGGGAAACCGGATCAATCACCGCCGTTTCATCGGTGGTGCCATGACGACGACGACATTATTCTTGATTTCGTACGTGACGTATCATGCGGTCAGTGAATCGACGAAATTCGGCGGAGAAGGATTCGTTCGTCCCGTCTATTTCTTTATTCTCATTTCGCACATCATTTTAGCGGCGGTCATCGTACCGCTCGTCTTGATGTCGCTCGCTCATGCGTTGAATCAAAATTTCGAGAAACACAAGAAGTGGACGCGTTTTACAATGCCACTTTGGTTATATGTCAGTCTGACGGGCGTTATCGTTTACGTGATGATTCGTCCGTACTATTAA
- a CDS encoding ATP-binding protein, whose product MAEHSSPSFSRVIHATLRALEEPVVLVDRFGIIDFANPAFHQQFRLSSADTSLSSFFLLEDTLFPISTRVQIVSLPYTLTISPVEQTDFFLVTIQSLDLHQLLDSTIDAAVLVTDPNFRITAINETAGTMFGVDPAALPQEMTPISIHDPEEFQLRKQHLEQLNLKNLSDEDILLLHGRGTENDWTYHRTDGSRFYGRLYMTSLKNGGFFLFITDISSQKQVELHLAKSERRFRLIAESVLEAVIFHNDGVILDANRAAEIIFRTRLELIKGQQILDFVQPEFQESVIRRITNHYEEPYEVIGRRADGTSVEIEVFPREITYEKNRMRVAVVRDITEQKKIEKMLEREKNAIMRQRDITQSILQASNEGFLLTGEDGSFTYMNVKARKLLDVPGIAPSKIQERISMIPNLDLATRYAMLQQVEELLAGKHSEISFRFTLQQPDESSHHYFEFYATSIKKERSRFSRHGFLFVFRDRTEEQKMNHVKDELISTVSHELRTPLSSILGFMELLRYRQPTPEKTTRYVEIVHEEAKRLTNLLNDFLDIQRMEGGKQDYVFKPFSLRQLLAETIETCGETAETHTIHATMDDDPIVIFADEDKVKQVIINLLSNAIKYSPAADHIDVRLEKAADQAILSVTDYGLGIPSTAFDKLFTKFYRVDNSAVRKIGGTGLGLAICKEIIESHGGAISVESELNQGSTFTIVLEIDPRKDFEKK is encoded by the coding sequence ATGGCAGAACATTCATCTCCTTCTTTCAGCAGAGTCATTCATGCAACGTTGCGTGCTCTCGAAGAGCCTGTTGTACTAGTGGATCGATTCGGTATCATCGACTTTGCGAATCCTGCATTTCATCAACAGTTCCGGCTGTCATCAGCTGATACATCGCTTTCTTCATTCTTTTTATTAGAAGACACACTTTTTCCGATTTCAACTCGGGTTCAGATCGTTTCTCTTCCTTACACGTTGACGATTTCCCCAGTCGAACAAACGGATTTCTTTTTAGTGACAATCCAGTCTCTTGATCTCCATCAATTATTGGATTCCACCATCGATGCCGCTGTTCTCGTGACGGATCCAAATTTCCGTATCACAGCCATTAACGAAACAGCCGGGACGATGTTCGGTGTCGATCCGGCCGCACTGCCTCAGGAGATGACACCAATCTCGATCCACGATCCGGAAGAATTCCAGCTCCGGAAACAACATCTGGAACAGTTGAATCTAAAAAACCTGTCCGATGAAGATATCCTTCTATTGCACGGACGGGGTACAGAAAACGACTGGACGTATCATCGAACAGACGGTTCCCGGTTTTATGGCCGCTTATACATGACAAGTCTCAAAAATGGCGGTTTCTTCTTATTCATTACAGACATCAGTTCTCAAAAACAAGTCGAGCTGCATCTCGCAAAAAGTGAACGGCGATTCCGTCTGATTGCCGAATCGGTTCTTGAAGCCGTCATCTTTCATAATGATGGCGTCATTCTCGATGCTAACCGGGCAGCGGAAATCATTTTCCGGACCCGACTCGAACTGATAAAAGGACAACAGATTCTTGATTTTGTCCAACCTGAGTTTCAGGAATCCGTCATTCGCCGAATCACGAATCATTATGAAGAACCTTATGAAGTCATCGGACGGCGGGCAGACGGCACTTCTGTCGAAATTGAAGTGTTTCCCCGCGAAATCACATATGAAAAAAACCGGATGCGCGTCGCTGTCGTGCGCGACATCACCGAACAAAAGAAAATCGAAAAGATGTTGGAGCGTGAAAAAAATGCCATCATGCGTCAACGTGATATTACGCAATCGATTCTTCAAGCTTCCAATGAAGGCTTTTTACTGACCGGGGAAGATGGCAGTTTCACCTACATGAACGTTAAAGCACGTAAACTGCTGGATGTTCCTGGTATCGCACCAAGTAAAATCCAGGAGCGGATCAGTATGATTCCGAATCTCGATTTAGCAACACGTTACGCCATGTTGCAGCAAGTCGAGGAATTACTGGCAGGGAAACATTCCGAAATCTCCTTCCGCTTCACGCTGCAGCAACCCGATGAATCCAGTCATCACTACTTTGAATTTTATGCGACCTCGATCAAAAAAGAACGCAGTCGTTTTTCTCGTCACGGCTTTTTATTCGTATTCCGTGACCGGACGGAAGAACAAAAAATGAATCACGTCAAAGATGAATTGATCAGCACCGTCTCCCATGAATTGCGGACGCCGCTCTCATCCATCCTTGGTTTCATGGAACTGTTGCGTTACCGGCAACCTACACCTGAAAAAACGACCCGGTATGTTGAAATCGTTCATGAGGAAGCAAAACGGCTAACCAATCTTCTTAATGATTTTTTAGATATCCAGCGAATGGAAGGTGGCAAACAAGACTATGTCTTCAAACCATTTTCGTTACGCCAATTGTTAGCAGAAACGATTGAAACCTGTGGTGAAACAGCAGAGACACATACGATTCATGCCACGATGGATGATGATCCGATTGTCATTTTTGCTGATGAAGACAAAGTTAAACAGGTCATCATCAATCTGTTATCCAATGCAATCAAATATTCACCTGCCGCTGATCATATTGATGTTCGCTTGGAAAAAGCAGCAGATCAAGCCATCTTGAGCGTGACCGATTACGGGCTTGGTATTCCATCTACCGCTTTTGATAAACTGTTTACAAAATTTTATCGTGTTGACAATTCCGCTGTCCGAAAAATCGGTGGAACCGGTTTAGGGCTCGCCATCTGTAAGGAAATCATAGAATCCCATGGAGGCGCTATCTCCGTCGAATCAGAATTAAATCAAGGATCAACGTTCACGATTGTATTAGAAATTGATCCACGAAAGGATTTTGAAAAAAAATGA
- a CDS encoding cell wall metabolism sensor histidine kinase WalK yields MKRQILMRFMTIITVTVLLVIGILSFVTYNYYYVTATDVLKRHANASAVLFANSGLAYDFQDSEATIHDVLDSYAYTDAEIEVLDAKGVPRYSSTGFVSKRNMTKQEVTRLLSGGTITKRYDDPATNEHLLEVTEPIVSFGQTTGALRYTTSLAKIDQRVIEICLAILLLGVVIWGLAYIYSSRLVSSIVRPIQEVIGASDQIAKQHYDVKVNEEYTFELGELARTINYMGQQIKQQETLKDEFISGISHELRTPLTSIKGWSETLLAEPERLPEEASLGMGIIHSETERLISLVEQLLDFSKLETSRLVLYRQEVNLTEVIETVTAQLRQKLEEKNIRIIRKLPSQVIGLYDENRLKQVFLNLLDNAIRFSPVDGEITIRLVRSERVLFLSFSDEGPGIPKNHLRHVTEKFYQVQKGKGGTGLGLAICRELVEAHEGKLFIDNQPEGGAIATILLPVTKA; encoded by the coding sequence ATGAAACGACAGATTTTGATGCGGTTCATGACGATTATTACGGTGACAGTGCTGCTCGTCATCGGAATCCTATCTTTCGTGACGTATAACTATTATTATGTGACGGCGACAGATGTCTTGAAACGGCATGCGAACGCAAGTGCTGTCTTATTTGCGAACAGTGGTCTGGCATATGATTTTCAAGATTCAGAAGCGACGATTCATGATGTACTTGATTCGTATGCCTACACGGATGCGGAGATCGAAGTGCTGGATGCGAAGGGGGTCCCCCGTTATTCATCCACGGGTTTCGTCTCAAAGCGGAATATGACGAAACAGGAAGTGACACGTCTGCTGAGCGGGGGAACGATCACGAAACGTTACGATGATCCGGCAACAAATGAACATCTGCTTGAGGTGACAGAACCGATCGTATCGTTCGGACAGACGACAGGAGCACTGCGTTATACGACGTCGCTCGCTAAAATCGATCAACGGGTCATTGAAATTTGTCTGGCGATTCTCTTGTTGGGTGTCGTGATCTGGGGACTGGCCTACATTTATTCCTCCCGTCTCGTCTCGTCGATCGTTCGACCGATTCAGGAAGTCATCGGTGCATCCGATCAAATCGCCAAACAGCATTATGATGTTAAGGTCAATGAAGAGTACACGTTCGAACTGGGTGAGCTTGCCCGAACAATCAACTATATGGGACAACAGATCAAACAACAGGAAACATTAAAAGACGAGTTTATTTCCGGGATTTCGCACGAGTTACGAACACCGCTCACTTCCATCAAAGGGTGGAGTGAAACGTTGCTGGCAGAGCCGGAACGATTGCCGGAAGAAGCATCGCTCGGGATGGGCATCATCCATTCTGAAACCGAACGGTTGATTTCTCTTGTTGAACAGTTGCTTGATTTTTCAAAACTCGAAACGAGTCGTTTAGTCTTATACCGGCAAGAAGTGAATTTGACGGAAGTCATCGAAACGGTGACGGCGCAGCTCCGGCAAAAACTGGAGGAAAAAAATATTCGGATTATCCGTAAGTTACCGTCACAGGTAATCGGGTTGTACGACGAAAACCGATTGAAACAAGTTTTTTTGAATTTACTCGACAACGCCATCCGTTTTTCACCGGTTGACGGCGAAATTACGATTCGCCTTGTCCGTTCCGAACGTGTCCTCTTTTTATCCTTCAGCGATGAAGGTCCCGGAATTCCGAAAAATCATCTTCGTCACGTCACGGAGAAATTTTATCAAGTTCAAAAAGGAAAAGGGGGAACAGGATTAGGACTGGCGATTTGCCGGGAACTGGTTGAAGCGCATGAAGGAAAACTGTTCATCGATAATCAACCGGAAGGCGGAGCCATTGCGACGATCCTCCTGCCGGTCACAAAAGCATAA